The following proteins come from a genomic window of Corynebacterium falsenii:
- a CDS encoding amino acid ABC transporter ATP-binding protein, which yields MISLRGVNKHFGDYHALRDINLEIPTGQVVVLLGPSGSGKSTLCRTINRLETIDDGEIYINGERLPEEGKDLARLRAEVGMVFQQFNLFSHMTIRDNVTLAPMKVRKQSKAEARKRAEELLERVGIAAQADKYPAQLSGGQQQRVAIARALAMDPKVMLFDEPTSALDPEMINEVLDVMADLAAGGMTMVCVTHEMGFARKVANRVLFMAEGSIVEDTDPESFFTNPQSDRAQDFLSKILGH from the coding sequence ATGATCTCCCTACGAGGTGTCAACAAGCACTTCGGCGATTACCACGCACTGCGAGACATCAATTTGGAAATTCCTACTGGTCAAGTGGTCGTACTACTTGGCCCGTCCGGCTCAGGCAAGTCGACCTTGTGCCGCACCATCAATAGGCTCGAAACCATCGACGATGGAGAGATCTATATCAATGGTGAGCGACTGCCCGAAGAAGGCAAAGACCTAGCCCGGCTACGGGCCGAAGTGGGAATGGTCTTCCAGCAGTTCAACTTGTTTAGCCACATGACGATTCGGGACAACGTCACTCTTGCCCCTATGAAGGTGCGCAAGCAGTCCAAGGCTGAGGCCCGCAAGCGCGCCGAGGAGTTGCTGGAGCGCGTGGGCATTGCCGCCCAGGCGGACAAGTACCCCGCTCAGCTCTCCGGCGGTCAGCAGCAGCGCGTGGCCATCGCCCGGGCACTGGCCATGGACCCGAAGGTGATGCTGTTTGACGAGCCCACGTCTGCGCTGGATCCCGAGATGATCAACGAGGTCCTGGACGTCATGGCCGACCTCGCGGCTGGCGGCATGACCATGGTGTGCGTGACCCACGAGATGGGCTTCGCGCGCAAGGTGGCCAACCGTGTGCTGTTCATGGCTGAGGGCTCCATTGTGGAAGACACCGATCCGGAAAGCTTCTTCACGAATCCGCAATCCGACCGTGCACAAGACTTCCTCAGCAAGATTCTGGGTCACTAG
- a CDS encoding glutamate ABC transporter substrate-binding protein: MASRPRRNSWWRKLIAAVCAVVSVTALAACGTNEPRSVLESIKNGEIILGTKFDQPGLGVRTPSKHFEGVDTDVARYVVSYIAKKNGWAEPKLKWRETPSAQRETLINNGEVDMITATYSISASRYRSVDFAGPYLVTHQAILVRKNDPIGGLQDMNADTKVCSVTGSTPAQKIKKALPEVQLQEFDTYSACVEALSRGKVDALSTDATILAGFAQQYPGTMKVVELKKPDGSYWTNENYGIGLAKGQPEAVKQINEALNDMYDSGAYVEIIKRNLANDIAPGQKPKIGDLSFLNK, encoded by the coding sequence ATGGCCAGCAGGCCACGCCGCAATAGTTGGTGGCGCAAGCTCATCGCTGCTGTGTGTGCGGTAGTGAGCGTGACAGCCCTGGCTGCATGCGGTACAAACGAGCCGCGCAGCGTGCTGGAATCCATTAAAAACGGCGAGATCATTCTCGGCACCAAGTTCGATCAGCCCGGCCTGGGCGTGCGCACTCCCAGCAAGCACTTCGAGGGTGTGGATACGGACGTGGCACGCTACGTGGTGAGCTACATCGCCAAGAAGAACGGTTGGGCAGAGCCCAAGCTGAAGTGGCGCGAAACCCCGTCCGCACAGCGCGAGACCCTCATCAACAATGGTGAGGTCGATATGATCACCGCCACCTACTCGATCAGCGCCTCGCGCTACCGCTCGGTGGACTTCGCGGGACCATACCTGGTGACGCACCAGGCGATCCTCGTGCGCAAGAACGATCCCATCGGTGGTCTGCAAGACATGAACGCGGATACGAAGGTGTGCTCGGTGACGGGATCCACCCCGGCGCAGAAGATTAAGAAGGCGCTACCCGAGGTGCAGCTGCAGGAGTTCGATACATACTCGGCCTGCGTGGAGGCACTGTCTCGCGGCAAGGTGGATGCCCTGTCCACAGACGCCACCATTCTGGCGGGCTTTGCTCAGCAGTACCCCGGCACGATGAAGGTCGTGGAGTTGAAAAAGCCGGATGGCTCCTACTGGACGAATGAGAACTACGGCATCGGACTCGCCAAGGGTCAGCCAGAGGCCGTGAAGCAGATCAACGAGGCACTCAATGACATGTACGATTCTGGTGCCTACGTGGAGATCATCAAGCGCAACCTCGCCAACGACATCGCCCCTGGCCAAAAGCCCAAGATCGGCGATCTCTCTTTCCTTAACAAGTAG
- a CDS encoding amino acid ABC transporter permease, with the protein MSTELWSDMAPDLWPAFWTTIKLTFWSALGSMILGTILTAMRVSPVGILRTIATFYINTTRNTPLTLIVLFASLGLYVNLNVTLAPQGPTFTTENNFRLAVLAFILYTSSFVAESLRAGINTVPFGQAEAARSLGLSFMQNFRYIIFPQALRGAIVPLGNTLIALTKNTTIASVIGVAEASLLMKTSVENHADQVFVIFGIIALGFIILTLPTGLIFGAAGKRLAVKR; encoded by the coding sequence ATGAGTACCGAATTGTGGTCCGATATGGCCCCTGACCTGTGGCCAGCATTCTGGACAACGATCAAGCTAACGTTCTGGTCCGCCCTGGGATCCATGATCCTTGGCACGATCCTCACGGCCATGCGCGTGTCCCCGGTGGGCATCCTGCGCACGATCGCGACGTTCTACATCAACACCACCCGCAATACCCCGCTGACGCTGATCGTCCTGTTCGCGTCGCTGGGACTGTACGTGAACCTCAACGTGACGTTGGCGCCACAGGGGCCGACGTTCACCACCGAGAACAACTTCCGCCTGGCGGTGTTGGCGTTCATCCTCTACACGTCGTCGTTCGTGGCGGAGTCGTTGCGCGCCGGCATCAACACCGTTCCGTTCGGCCAGGCCGAGGCGGCGCGATCGTTGGGTCTGAGCTTCATGCAGAACTTTCGTTACATCATCTTCCCCCAGGCTCTGCGCGGTGCCATCGTGCCGCTGGGCAATACGCTCATCGCGTTGACGAAGAACACCACCATTGCATCCGTCATCGGCGTGGCTGAGGCCTCACTGCTGATGAAGACGAGCGTGGAGAACCACGCCGACCAGGTGTTCGTCATCTTCGGCATCATTGCCCTGGGCTTCATTATTCTGACGCTGCCGACCGGCTTGATCTTCGGTGCAGCTGGTAAACGATTGGCGGTGAAGCGCTAA
- a CDS encoding amino acid ABC transporter permease — protein MSARATVLYDTPGPRGVRINRILTAVTIIVVVGVLALVGAQLNANGQFTAEKWHPFVTSEMWTTYVLPGLWGTIKAAVFSIILALIIGGALGLGRLSHKKYVSVPCAVIVEFFRSIPVLLLMIFAYQVFALYGLVPTQYLAFAAVVFGLTMYNGSVIAEILRSGIKSLPSGQEEAALALGLSRSQTMFRILLPQAVASMLPALISQMVIALKDSALGYLIGYVEVVRSSLQAASWYKNYLAAMVVVAIIMIILNYALSRLAERIESQLRAGRARRNIVAKVPHQKDVGLETKDEVNVDWRDPSHRDLRNITD, from the coding sequence ATGTCCGCACGCGCAACAGTTCTCTATGACACTCCCGGCCCACGCGGGGTGCGCATCAACCGCATTCTCACCGCGGTCACCATCATCGTTGTGGTTGGCGTGCTGGCTCTGGTCGGTGCACAGCTCAACGCCAACGGCCAGTTCACCGCCGAGAAGTGGCACCCGTTCGTCACATCAGAAATGTGGACCACCTACGTGCTGCCCGGTCTGTGGGGCACCATCAAAGCGGCGGTGTTTTCGATCATCCTGGCCCTCATCATTGGTGGAGCGCTGGGGCTCGGTCGGTTGTCGCACAAGAAGTACGTGAGCGTCCCCTGCGCGGTCATCGTGGAGTTCTTCCGCTCCATCCCGGTGCTGCTGCTCATGATCTTCGCGTACCAGGTGTTCGCACTGTACGGCCTGGTGCCAACCCAATATTTGGCCTTCGCCGCGGTCGTGTTCGGCCTGACGATGTACAACGGCTCGGTGATCGCCGAGATTCTGCGCTCAGGCATTAAGTCCCTGCCGTCCGGTCAGGAGGAGGCCGCGCTGGCCCTCGGCTTGTCCCGGTCGCAGACGATGTTCCGCATTCTGCTCCCTCAGGCCGTAGCATCCATGCTTCCTGCGCTGATTTCTCAAATGGTCATCGCCTTAAAGGACTCTGCGCTGGGTTACCTCATTGGCTACGTGGAGGTTGTCCGCTCGTCGCTGCAGGCGGCATCATGGTACAAGAACTACCTCGCCGCGATGGTTGTGGTCGCGATCATCATGATCATCCTCAACTACGCACTGTCTCGTTTGGCGGAGCGTATCGAGTCTCAGCTGCGCGCCGGCCGTGCGCGTCGCAACATCGTGGCCAAGGTTCCGCACCAGAAGGATGTGGGCCTGGAGACCAAGGACGAGGTCAACGTGGATTGGCGCGACCCGTCTCACCGAGATCTTCGTAACATTACGGACTAG
- a CDS encoding DUF6918 family protein encodes MGNFVDSLTQTNREAAVQDLTTLANDTVESQSGLSGKLVKGAYAAAKKLDADIVSKGTDRLLPDIARELEPYWDEYTSQGSDAGSFGDFLGQRRDEVAEGILKTADSKAESVNNPAVSKIYGPVRGKVSSIVKDNIPALGDTLEKHVSPA; translated from the coding sequence ATGGGTAACTTTGTTGACTCTTTGACCCAGACCAACCGCGAGGCTGCCGTCCAGGACCTCACCACCTTGGCGAACGACACGGTGGAGAGCCAGTCGGGTCTCAGCGGCAAGCTGGTCAAGGGCGCCTACGCTGCAGCGAAGAAGCTGGATGCCGACATTGTGTCCAAGGGAACCGATCGTCTGCTTCCCGATATCGCACGCGAGCTGGAGCCGTACTGGGATGAGTACACGTCTCAGGGATCGGACGCTGGCAGCTTCGGGGACTTCCTCGGTCAACGGCGCGACGAAGTTGCCGAGGGCATCCTCAAGACGGCGGATAGCAAGGCAGAGAGCGTCAACAACCCCGCGGTGTCCAAGATCTACGGTCCCGTCCGCGGCAAAGTGTCCTCCATCGTGAAGGACAACATTCCAGCGCTGGGCGACACGCTGGAAAAGCACGTCTCTCCCGCCTAG
- a CDS encoding regulatory protein RecX, producing the protein MNRPSSSEQRAGQESEQQAKLAALSEAIANYQAGDNPIIDEGKEEALAPIKRKATRLINHRPRSEHELRTRLLEDDHAPELVDAVVARCVDNGMIDDGVFAREWVRQRSMNQKKSVSVLRRELQAKGVAARHIEAALAQVDDDDQHQIMVELIRKKAHAIKRAPKDRQEYLKFLRRITGVAARRGFPEGAAVREAREALDNRISELS; encoded by the coding sequence ATGAATAGGCCATCATCGTCCGAACAGCGGGCTGGCCAGGAGTCTGAGCAGCAGGCTAAGCTCGCGGCGCTCAGTGAGGCGATCGCCAACTACCAGGCTGGGGACAACCCCATTATCGATGAGGGTAAAGAGGAAGCTCTGGCGCCGATCAAGCGCAAAGCGACTCGGCTGATCAACCATCGACCTCGCTCGGAGCACGAACTGCGCACGCGACTACTCGAGGATGATCACGCCCCAGAACTCGTGGACGCAGTCGTGGCGCGGTGTGTCGACAACGGCATGATCGACGATGGCGTGTTTGCCAGAGAGTGGGTTCGCCAGCGGTCGATGAATCAGAAGAAATCAGTTTCCGTGCTCCGCCGGGAGCTTCAGGCCAAAGGCGTGGCAGCACGGCACATCGAAGCAGCGCTCGCTCAGGTCGATGACGACGATCAACATCAGATCATGGTCGAGCTCATCCGTAAGAAGGCTCACGCCATCAAGCGGGCCCCGAAGGATCGGCAGGAATACCTCAAGTTTCTCCGCCGCATCACCGGCGTGGCCGCGCGGCGAGGCTTCCCAGAGGGGGCGGCTGTTAGGGAAGCCCGCGAGGCCCTCGACAACCGCATCTCAGAACTGAGCTAG
- the recA gene encoding recombinase RecA, protein MPPKKKTTTTGSSGDRSKALELAMSQIEKDFGKGAIMRLGDDKRPPIQAIPSGNIAINVALGIGGFPRGRVVEVYGPESSGKTTVALHAIAEAQRAGGIAAFIDAEHALDPEYARALGVDTDALLVSQPDTGEQALEIADMLIRSGAIDIIVVDSVAALTPKAEIDGDMGDSHVGLQARLMSQALRKMTGALYQTGTTAIFINQLREKIGVMFGSPETTTGGKALKFYASVRCDIRRIQALKDGQDVVGNRTRLKVVKNKVSPPFKIAEFDILYGEGISREGSIIDLGVDAGIIKKSGAWFTYDGDQLGQGKEKAREYLKSNPDIASELEDRIMRELKVGKYANLKDEDQQPTSEDDPIDLAPSFDDDEDE, encoded by the coding sequence ATGCCACCCAAGAAGAAGACAACCACCACCGGTTCTAGCGGCGATCGGTCGAAGGCTCTCGAGCTGGCCATGTCCCAGATCGAGAAGGACTTTGGCAAGGGCGCGATCATGCGCTTGGGCGATGATAAGCGCCCGCCGATCCAAGCCATTCCCAGTGGCAACATTGCTATTAACGTTGCCCTGGGCATCGGTGGTTTTCCCCGCGGTCGCGTGGTCGAGGTATACGGTCCGGAGTCCTCGGGTAAGACCACTGTGGCGCTCCACGCCATTGCCGAAGCTCAGCGCGCCGGTGGTATTGCCGCCTTTATCGACGCCGAGCACGCGCTGGATCCGGAATATGCTCGAGCTCTCGGCGTTGATACCGACGCGCTGCTCGTTTCTCAGCCCGATACGGGCGAGCAGGCCTTGGAGATCGCGGATATGCTGATCCGCTCTGGCGCGATCGACATTATTGTTGTCGACTCCGTTGCTGCTCTGACACCCAAGGCCGAAATCGACGGCGATATGGGTGATTCGCACGTGGGTCTGCAGGCCCGACTGATGAGCCAGGCGCTGCGCAAGATGACGGGTGCGCTGTACCAGACTGGCACCACCGCGATCTTCATTAACCAGCTGCGCGAAAAGATCGGCGTGATGTTTGGCTCTCCGGAGACCACCACGGGCGGTAAGGCTCTGAAGTTCTACGCATCGGTTCGCTGCGATATTCGCCGCATCCAGGCGTTGAAGGATGGCCAGGACGTCGTGGGTAACCGCACGCGCCTCAAGGTCGTGAAGAACAAGGTTTCCCCGCCGTTCAAGATCGCCGAGTTCGACATCCTCTACGGCGAGGGCATCTCGCGCGAAGGCTCCATCATCGACTTGGGCGTGGACGCCGGCATTATCAAGAAGTCCGGCGCATGGTTCACCTACGACGGTGACCAGCTGGGCCAGGGCAAGGAGAAGGCCCGCGAATACCTGAAGTCCAACCCCGACATCGCATCGGAGCTCGAGGATCGCATCATGCGCGAGCTCAAGGTGGGTAAATACGCCAACCTCAAGGATGAGGATCAACAGCCGACCAGCGAGGATGATCCCATCGATCTGGCTCCAAGCTTCGATGACGATGAGGATGAATAG
- a CDS encoding DUF3046 domain-containing protein has translation MRRTEFDRLVDGEFGSSFSAWIGDTHVLSELGDTAENLIERGVDPRDVWLALCDDFDVPAERRLGEDI, from the coding sequence ATGAGGCGTACGGAGTTTGATCGGCTCGTTGACGGCGAGTTCGGGTCGAGCTTCTCCGCGTGGATCGGCGACACGCACGTGCTCAGCGAGCTGGGGGATACGGCGGAAAACCTAATCGAACGTGGGGTTGATCCCCGCGATGTATGGCTAGCGCTGTGCGATGATTTCGACGTTCCAGCTGAGCGACGTTTGGGCGAGGATATCTGA